Genomic DNA from Brassica rapa cultivar Chiifu-401-42 chromosome A04, CAAS_Brap_v3.01, whole genome shotgun sequence:
AACACCCTTCACCATTATTTTCAATTGAAGGGAAAAAGGAAGCTGAGTACCAACCATAACCATTAACTTCTATTAAATCGCTAATAGTGTAGATAATactaataaatatgataaattcaGATAATCCTAGCTATATTTGAAagagtaattcttgggttcaccccctagggtgaacctctaggttcaccaaccaatagtgtttaagtatttgatatttgatatcttttaaaaaaggaaacaacattgaatttccaaataaaattaattttttaaaataaaacaataaaaatgaataaaaatagttacaaaaaataaataaataaatatttttaagttttcagcaaaatactaaaccatataccctaaatcttaaaccctaaaccctaaaccttaaactttggataaactctaaacgtttgaaaatcttaaaccctaaatcatacattaaaaactaaattttaataacactaaaccctaaatcctaatcactaaaccctaaacccttgggtaaaccctgaatccttggataaatcataaactgtaaatcaaaaatatttaaaattaaactctagagtttatgatttatccaagggttcagtgtttacccaagggtttagggtttagtgattaggatttagggtttagtgttattaaaatttagtttttaatgtatgatttagggtttaagattttcaaacgtttagagtttatccaaagtttaaggtttagggtttagggtttaagatttaggatatagagtttagtattttgctaaagacttaaaaatatttatttatttattttttgtaactatttttatgtatttttattgttttattttaaaaagataattttatttggaaattcaatgttgtttccttttttaaaagatatcaaatatcaaataatcaaacactattggttggtgaacctagaggttcaccctagggggtgaacccaagaattactctATTTGAAATAGGTCGCTGAGTGCAAATTTAAAACACCTAGATCGCTGAGCTCAAACCTCTTAATTGACATCTAATCAAccaagaaataataaaaatccaaaccaaactaagaaaaacaattaaacacgaAACTTTGTCATATTTCATAGCCTTATCCATGCGTCGCCAACCGACATAAACACTAGCTTAAAAGCATAGTATATTATACACAAACGTATGAAAAACACATATAATATAAAGTCATAAAGCTAACCACTTTCAATTAGTTGCACAATCTCCTTCAgttttctcttctttatttttaatattcgtGCGCgtgttgtatatatatgtaacatcatctctctctctcatcactCACTCTCAgactgttaaaaaaaaatgtctctCTTCTTAACATTTCTCTACGTTTTCCTCTGCAACTCAGTTTCTctctcatcatctctctctctccacttcCCTCTCACATCTCTCCGTCTCACTACAACCACTaactcctcttcttcttctctccaaACCTCCCTAGCCTCTCGCCGGAATCCATCGcagtcgtcatcatcatcatctcctccGTACAATTTCCGATCAAACTTCAAATACTCGATGGCTCTGATCCTCTCTCTTCCGATTGGAACACCTGCTCAGACTCAAGAGCTTGTCCTCGACACAGGGAGTCAGCTCTCGTGGATCCAGTGCCATCGCAAGAAGCAGAAACCAACGACGTCGTTTGATCCGTCGCTGTCTTCATCCTTCTCCAACTTGCCTTGCTCTCATCCTTTCTGTAAACCAAGAATTCCCGATTTTACCCTTCCCACAACTTGCGACTCGAACCGTCTCTGTCACTATTCCTACTTCTACGCAGACGGAACCTACGCCGAGGGTAATCTCGTCAAAGAAAAATTCACCTTCTCAAAAACCCAAACTACGCCTCCTTTGATTCTAGGCTGTGCTGCTGAGTCTACAGATGACAGGGGTATTTTGGGGATGAATCTCGGTCGTCTTTCTTTCATCTCGCAAGCTAAAATATCCAAATTCTCTTATTGCATCCCGACCCGGTCTGACCGGCCCGGTTTTACTCCGACCGGGTCTTTTTACATCGGGGAAAATCCGATTTCTCGGGGATTCAAATACGTCTCTCTTTTGACTTTTCCTCAGAGTCAACGCATGCCGAATCTAGACCCTCTGGCTTATACAGTACCTTTGCAAGGGATCCGAATCGGACAAAAGAGGCTAGACATCCCAGCCTCTGTTTTTAGACCCGATGCTGGCGGGTCGGGTCAAACCATGGTCGACTCGGGTTCCGAATTCACTCACTTGGTCGACGTGGCGTATGATAAAGTGAGGGGAGAAATAGTGAAGCGTGTAGGGCCCAGAATGAAAAAGGGTTACGTGTACGGCGAAACGGCTGACATGTGTTTTGATGGAAACAACCCTATGGAGATCGGACGGCTGATAGGAGATCTTGTGTTTGAATTCGGGAGAGGAGTTGAGATTCTCGTTGAAAGACAAAGGCTTCTTATTAGCGTAGGAGGTGGAGTCCACTGTGTTGGCATCGGACGGTCAAGCATGCTTGGTGCCGCTAGTAATATAATCGGGAACGTTCATCAGCAGAATTTATGGGTTGAGTTTGATGTAATCAATAAGAGAGTGGGTTTCATCAAAGCCGATTGCAGCAGATCATTACCTTAATGAGAAGGCTCCAGTATTTATCTACGGTCTTGCGTATTATTCGAAAATGTTCCCCGATTATGATCATCTCTGGGTGATTGTTTGATCGGACAGTGTATATTATTAGATCAGTTTGAATCTGGGATTGTGTGGGTCCCTCTTAGAAGGACATCTGTATGAAGCAAACTTGTTGTCTTTACTAAACTCTGTAACTATAATAATTAAATGGGTTCATGTATGCGTTAGTTACTGTCGCGTGTATATTTGTGTCTGTTCAATATAGCATGTTACGAGGGGTGGTAACAACAGATCGAATAACACTCTTATTTTCAGTAGTTATTTATGATTGATTTCGTATTTTacagatattttttaaaaaaaatatttgtacgACAACATACGAATATCCAATTTTGGTTATccaaaatttacatatatttacagATATTTCATCCATTTTATTAAATACAAGTAAATCTGGAAAAACAATTACAagtttgttttcaaaaaatatcttttacataatatgaaataaaaaagtaaagatTAGTAAAAACATATGTTCcataagtttttaaaattagttaaatttCTATAACacataatattttagaaaaatgtttttataaaaaatatatctttcttACTTTAATACCTTTATAAggaattttataataaaattaaccaTGATTCAATAATAAAAAGTAATATATTCTCCgtgtttaataatataattagttttagaagtattatttaaaaatataaatagtgtttcataatataattagttttagaaggtattatttaaaaatataagtaattttaacattttaatgcaaaatattatttattgaaTATTGCATCATCAATTAATTTTTTCCATTAACGACAAAAAAAATACTCCATCTGTTTTTTAATGCTacatattctagatttttcacacattttaataaaacacattaaatttgtatatatttttgtgtttatctttgtttcacaattttaaaccaataacaattcAATAAGTGcaattatgttttttgaaatttataattagttaataaaacatgtcttgaaaatgtaaaaaatggatctttttaaaacaaatttttttcctagaatatgtaatattaaggaAGAGAGGAAgtaagttttaatatataagctGGCGGTCTAACAAAAAAACTTCATAATCAAAAGCTCACATGAAAGCATCAACTAAAATCCACACCGAGACAACTTACAGAAACAAAGCATACATTTAAATCACTACTAGATCTATATAAACAACTGGCATATGTACGTAGGAGCATAACacaaaataacttaatagaTTTTAGAACTAAGCAAAGGCCAATTAAAATGTGCTGCCATTGCTACCCATAGCCGTCACACATTAACCTCCACTTCTAACACCTTTAACACGACTTATCGCTGCTGCCTCGCACTCCAAACACCAATGTTCAAGAACCAAGAACCGAAGATTTCATAACCCAACATGATGAACCGCTACTCGATCTACACAACCTTTGGATACAGATGCTATACAATCATAAACGTCCAATTTTCCCTAGGTAGAAGCCCACTCAACACACCAAGAAGACGAAGCCTTGCCAACGAAACCCTCTGAAATCACTCACGgagaaaaagaaacaagttGAAAACACTCACTGAATACATCAACCCTAGAAGAAAGACTGCCAAATCAAATGCCAAACTCCAAGTACAGAACCATCAAACCCTTATTTGAGTAGGAGTAAAGGCAAAACAACAATGCTCCCCACTACCACCAACAAAGCTAACTACTCTGAGTACGAAAACAGTAATTACACTAGAGGACCATGAAGCATAATCGTTTCTAACTTCGAACTATAAGACTCCTAATAATTTAGATTTCAGCTCGTCTACTAATATAATTTGCCAATGGTGCCTATCGATCACCGTCCCTTCGGTAAATTACCATCGCAAACCTTAGCCATAAACCAAACTAGACTGTCGGGAATGAAAAGTAAGTCCTTGACGTCATGTAGCGAAAGTAGGATCACCAAGTCCCAGCTTCAAAAAAAAGCAGAGTTCGTGTCACCAGAACAATCATTGGTCTGTCACTGGTGCTGGGAAACACTGCTCCACCGCGCTTCACCAGTTGACACCTTTGTCACCAAATATCGAAGCTGCGCATCTTCTCTGGTAACCAAAGACAAAACCTCTTTCTGCCGTACATTGCTTCCCTCCTCCAAACCTCTTTCCTTTTTTCTGCAACGAATGTAATTATCATAAATGATGAAGATTACTCTACATGAGTAGTTGACCAATACAAAATAATACTCTGgtaaaaagaaagtaaaaaaacaGAGGATTGTTACAAAAGAGATAGCATGGAGTTTGTAAGAAGCCCAAAGGAGACCTATCAAACAAAGGGTCAGATTAACCAAAGTTGCATGAGGGCCCTGAATTTCTTCCTTGTCCTCAGTGTGTAGATGAATTTGAGAACCTGGTTGTTGATGTCCTTGAACGCCACAAGTGAGAGAGATAAGAGTATGGTTGAACATCATATTGTTGCGCTGCTGCTATATAGTGTAGACAAGAGTCTGGAGCACAAGCATTCTTAACACAGATGGGGCTGTAGAACATGAACTAGACGCCCATAGCATAAGCTCAGCCCAATCACGGAATGTAGGTACAACACAACGGAGCTTGTGTATAATCTCAGACCAAATCGTCAAGGAATAAGGACAAGAGAGCATGAGATGGTCCCTAGATTCTGGATGGATATATCAACTACAGCAACTTGATGGCACTTGCATACGCCAAACAGACATTATATTTCTTGTGGGAAGCCGATTTAAATCAGTAACCCACATGTGAAAAGCATGATTCAGGGTTGCAACACTAAACCAGATGTGCTTAGCACTGGCTTGCCTTGTTCCCATTGGTCTTAGGACCTCCCAGGTTTTAGAGGAAAAGTAGGTGTTGTTAGAGTCACCATCGACGATCCAGCTGAAACTGTATGTACCCATTTCCGCTGAGGGAACATGAATCGAAGAAAGATGTGTGAAGAGCTACTTCCTCCTCTAGTATTAGATGAGGAAGCGTCCAACCTGTTGCATTGCAACCATCAGCAACATAAGCGTCGGCTCTGGTCCTTAGCATGTGGGTTCCATGCTCACCGAAGACAGAGGTTAAGAGATCCAAAGGAGTCCAAGTGTCGTACCAGAAATTTGTTTCTTGACCACTCTTTATTTCATTGGATAAAAAGCGAGATGCAAGGTTCCTCATACGAAGTAGGCAGCGCCAGTTCCATGTTTGGCAAGGTCCTTTATCGATGTTCTGCTACTCGAATCTTTCAAGGTGCGGTGCTATCGATGTGATCCAGTGCTGGCTCTTTTTGTTCTAGGCTTCTCTCAGTCGGTCATAGTGGCTTAGCGGTGGTATTCTCTGGTGAGCATATGTTTGGTGGAGGCATTATCCATTCAAGTGATTGGCTAgagtattttattttcaatgtcgggctattttaatttttttttgtatttggttTTCTCTTGTACCGAGTCTATTAAGAGATTtgtttattgaattttaaattttctcttcttatctttattaaaataataataaaaatttgatatgaaagtcttttataaaaataaaaataaaagaaaaagaaaataacgaTCACATAGTTAGATCTTTggggtaaaatattaatttgatcaCATAATAAGATGATAGAAAGAGCTCGTATCCGACAAAATAAAGACGCGCtcgttttattaataaattaaagaagATATATAAATTACAAGTGACGGATTTAGGGAGATATGCAATGTCAGAACCAACAAATACACATGATGCAAATGAAGACAATGACACATGATGTGAAATCGAGCAGAACACTACTAATCAATTACCACTAAGATACGGCAAGTCAGCAGTGCCacctttttttgttgttgtaatatCTCATTTAAACTCTAGAGGAACTAGGCCCTTAAACTTCTCGTTTCCTTTTCTCCCCCATGAATCAGCCTGTTCGATAGAGATAGCATTAATTACTTGTGTACTTTTCACTACTGATTCAGTCCAGGTTATAAGAAACGTTAAACAAAGTAATCATAAAAAAAtgtatccaaaaaaaaacaaccaaagATATGTGAGAATTTTGAAGTTAAAAACTCTGAGATCTTGACAAAGTTTGATCCAATATATAATGACTTTTGTGCAAATTAGAGACATAACACTTGAAACCTTTTGTGTATTGttagttagcaaaaaaaaagaaaaaaccttttgtgtattgttttaaaattttgaaaatttatcttCGAAAACGAAGAAGCAGCACTTGCATGAAAGGTTAGAGATGGGGCCCAAAGATGAGCTGGATAGATTTTGGGGGGAGTAGCCGACAGTTCCAAGTCTTCCGCCGATCTCAAATTCAAGCTTTGGAGTATTATTCTCTTTATTCCTGACAATGACCGTATTCATATTTTAGTTTTCATTGTTTTATTCGTTTGCATTTTGTTGATTCATGACtaattattatgaatatgaATCATGGTCACAACACTCAAATATCTTATCCTTCTCATATTCGCATAGGAAAAACACGTGTTATTTAAATGATTATGTCGACTATTAGTTGTAACTTGTAACCCTTAAACTAAAGCCCCACTCTCATTACCTTGTTTAATCATCGTAACTCAAGTGTTTGCAACAGCACCAAATGCATAGTtaaatgaaatgaccaaaaggagCTTGAATTTTAGTACTACTACTAGATGATAATCCGCGTGGAGtgagtttttataataatgattgtttatgaaatgattttaatattttccaaCACTACAATCGATTATAAAATaacgaatacaaatgttggtctc
This window encodes:
- the LOC103863729 gene encoding aspartic proteinase PCS1, with the protein product MSLFLTFLYVFLCNSVSLSSSLSLHFPLTSLRLTTTTNSSSSSLQTSLASRRNPSQSSSSSSPPYNFRSNFKYSMALILSLPIGTPAQTQELVLDTGSQLSWIQCHRKKQKPTTSFDPSLSSSFSNLPCSHPFCKPRIPDFTLPTTCDSNRLCHYSYFYADGTYAEGNLVKEKFTFSKTQTTPPLILGCAAESTDDRGILGMNLGRLSFISQAKISKFSYCIPTRSDRPGFTPTGSFYIGENPISRGFKYVSLLTFPQSQRMPNLDPLAYTVPLQGIRIGQKRLDIPASVFRPDAGGSGQTMVDSGSEFTHLVDVAYDKVRGEIVKRVGPRMKKGYVYGETADMCFDGNNPMEIGRLIGDLVFEFGRGVEILVERQRLLISVGGGVHCVGIGRSSMLGAASNIIGNVHQQNLWVEFDVINKRVGFIKADCSRSLP